A single window of Desulfovibrio sp. G11 DNA harbors:
- a CDS encoding FAD-binding oxidoreductase, with product MTQTPFLNPLPRSADAQPYADRLEPADMDFLRRTLGGDLLVTAEELHVYASDASLKTGSPLAAARPRCVEQVQDLLAWAQDRRMPVYVRGRGTNLVGDCVPVLPGLVVSTLLMDRIEEISATDFVAVVEPGLTTGRLQDACEARGLYYPPDPATVRSSSIGGNVITCAGGMRALKYGVTRDFVLGIEAVLPGGRLVCFGGRTHKNVVGLDLARLMVGSEGTLGFISKLWLKLLPKPEASATIMAGYGSHAEALGAVGEIFAAGIVPCALEYIGDGIIDLMAGSRPVPWPREVRSILLIRLDGSADTLPLEADRLLRNMPTALWHTTGLNPQDEERLWEIRRRINPTTFLAGPDKMADDVTVPRGQLVRALAEMEKIAREHDVTFLHFGHVGDGNIHANILYDAADENMARRVEEARLGMEQAVLRLGGVMSGEHGCGICKNAGLQIPPVERALMHDIKAVFDPRGIMNPGKGY from the coding sequence ATGACGCAAACGCCATTTCTTAATCCACTGCCCCGCAGTGCCGATGCCCAACCCTACGCGGACAGGCTCGAACCTGCGGATATGGATTTTTTACGCCGTACGCTGGGCGGGGACCTGCTTGTTACGGCGGAAGAACTACATGTCTATGCTTCCGATGCCAGCCTGAAAACGGGCAGCCCGCTCGCTGCCGCCCGGCCCCGGTGTGTGGAGCAGGTGCAGGACCTGCTGGCCTGGGCGCAGGACAGGCGCATGCCCGTCTACGTGCGCGGCCGGGGAACAAACCTGGTGGGCGACTGTGTGCCCGTGTTGCCGGGGCTGGTTGTTTCCACGCTGCTGATGGACAGGATAGAGGAAATTTCCGCTACGGATTTTGTGGCCGTGGTGGAGCCGGGGCTGACCACGGGCCGCCTTCAGGATGCCTGCGAGGCCCGGGGGCTTTATTATCCGCCGGACCCGGCCACGGTGCGTTCTTCCAGCATCGGCGGCAATGTCATTACCTGTGCCGGGGGCATGCGCGCGCTCAAATATGGTGTTACCCGCGACTTTGTGCTGGGTATTGAGGCAGTTTTACCCGGCGGCCGCCTGGTGTGCTTCGGCGGGCGCACCCACAAGAACGTAGTGGGGTTGGACTTGGCCCGGCTTATGGTGGGGTCGGAAGGCACGCTGGGCTTCATCAGCAAGCTCTGGCTCAAGCTTTTGCCCAAACCGGAAGCCTCGGCCACCATTATGGCGGGGTATGGCTCGCATGCGGAGGCTCTGGGCGCAGTGGGCGAAATTTTTGCGGCGGGTATCGTTCCCTGTGCTCTGGAGTATATCGGCGACGGCATTATTGACCTTATGGCCGGGAGCCGTCCTGTACCCTGGCCCCGTGAGGTGCGCTCGATCCTGCTCATCCGGCTGGACGGCAGCGCCGATACCCTGCCGCTGGAAGCGGACCGCCTGCTGCGAAACATGCCTACGGCCCTCTGGCATACGACGGGGCTGAATCCGCAGGATGAGGAACGCCTGTGGGAAATACGCCGCCGCATCAATCCCACCACCTTTCTGGCCGGGCCGGACAAGATGGCCGACGATGTCACCGTGCCGCGCGGGCAGCTTGTACGGGCGCTTGCAGAAATGGAAAAAATTGCGCGCGAGCATGACGTGACGTTTCTGCATTTCGGCCATGTGGGAGACGGCAATATCCACGCCAATATTCTTTATGACGCGGCCGACGAAAACATGGCCCGCCGTGTGGAAGAAGCGCGCCTTGGCATGGAGCAGGCCGTGCTGCGGCTCGGGGGCGTCATGTCGGGCGAGCACGGCTGTGGCATCTGCAAGAATGCCGGTTTGCAGATTCCTCCGGTGGAGCGGGCGCTTATGCATGATATAAAGGCTGTTTTTGATCCCAGGGGCATCATGAATCCCGGCAAGGGCTATTAG
- a CDS encoding zinc/iron-chelating domain-containing protein, whose protein sequence is MIPDLTAIFTRYESLRAEADALFERVRDSYPQCVTCKEGCSDCCHAMFDLSLVEAMYINRAFNATFGHGPERSAILERASELDRHTTRLKRELYRAEKDGESPEDILSIAAKVKMRCPLLDDADRCLLYEARPVTCRIYGVPTAIRGQGHVCGFSAFEKGKAYPTVHMDKMYDRLEGLSKDIATTVQSRFKELHEVYVPLSMALLTRYDESYLGIGPAKKEQA, encoded by the coding sequence ATGATCCCTGACCTGACCGCTATTTTCACCCGCTACGAAAGCCTGCGGGCCGAGGCCGACGCCCTGTTTGAACGGGTGCGCGACAGCTATCCCCAGTGCGTGACCTGTAAGGAAGGCTGCAGCGACTGCTGCCACGCCATGTTTGACCTTTCGCTGGTGGAAGCCATGTATATCAACCGGGCCTTTAACGCCACTTTCGGGCATGGTCCCGAGCGCTCGGCCATACTGGAACGCGCTTCAGAACTTGACCGCCACACCACCCGTCTCAAGCGCGAACTGTACAGGGCAGAAAAAGACGGCGAAAGCCCCGAAGATATCCTGAGCATCGCCGCCAAGGTCAAAATGCGCTGCCCTTTGCTGGACGACGCGGACCGTTGCCTTCTTTATGAAGCACGGCCCGTCACCTGCCGCATTTATGGCGTGCCTACGGCTATCCGTGGTCAGGGCCATGTTTGCGGTTTTTCCGCCTTTGAAAAAGGCAAGGCCTACCCCACCGTACATATGGACAAAATGTATGACAGGCTCGAAGGACTGAGCAAGGACATCGCAACCACGGTGCAGTCACGCTTCAAGGAACTGCACGAGGTGTATGTACCGCTGTCCATGGCCCTGCTGACCCGTTACGACGAAAGCTATCTCGGCATTGGGCCGGCCAAGAAAGAACAGGCCTGA
- a CDS encoding tetratricopeptide repeat protein, which produces MKARYDDLDEYIADLKAEIAENEQCANHYYNLGLALLTKRDFIAAEEAFLNAVRNSPHLAEGYVQLGGICLERGDLDGCLRYNEEATNCRAKFPVPWSNIAFVHLQRGEPDKAITALNKALKWDPNFVQAQNALATAYFMKGDIKACEAQCLSIIKKEPAFAPAWNNLALAYFDQSEFAKAKEAADKAQELGFEVSEGFLEELRNHC; this is translated from the coding sequence ATGAAAGCTCGCTACGATGACCTGGACGAATACATTGCGGACCTCAAGGCGGAAATTGCCGAAAATGAGCAGTGCGCCAACCATTACTACAACCTGGGCCTGGCCCTGCTGACCAAGCGCGACTTCATCGCCGCCGAAGAAGCCTTTTTGAACGCCGTGCGCAATTCTCCGCACCTGGCCGAAGGCTATGTGCAACTGGGCGGCATCTGCCTTGAGCGCGGCGACCTTGACGGCTGCCTGCGCTACAATGAAGAAGCAACCAACTGCCGTGCCAAGTTCCCCGTGCCGTGGAGCAACATTGCCTTTGTGCACCTGCAACGCGGCGAGCCGGACAAGGCCATCACCGCCCTGAACAAGGCCCTCAAGTGGGACCCCAACTTTGTGCAGGCCCAGAACGCGCTGGCGACCGCCTATTTCATGAAGGGCGACATCAAGGCGTGCGAAGCGCAGTGCCTGTCCATCATCAAAAAAGAACCCGCCTTTGCCCCTGCCTGGAACAACCTGGCCCTGGCCTACTTTGACCAGAGCGAATTTGCCAAGGCTAAAGAAGCGGCCGACAAGGCGCAGGAACTGGGTTTTGAAGTGTCTGAAGGTTTTCTTGAGGAACTCAGGAACCACTGCTAG
- a CDS encoding (Fe-S)-binding protein encodes MAALKQCTQCGACLESCPVFLLRKSEEFSPKAKQNLLRSGLNRDARLDWRALMELAGQCAGCGRCKTACARALSVPEALAPARARQPRWQQHFWRYWIERGGYLWRVAARMAPLAPRALLPKKLGILHASALAMRASDHEVSWLRLPPQGVKPLAGKAFAVFGGCTADRLRPQWTDKAGRIIAALGGSVADAPGFSCCGGTYEHAGMLQRALEAAQANVNRWRALGRPALVVFCASCLHSLRQYAVMDGLLPPEEGQAWLESLTPLSSLFRGVHVERTTTVPPVAVYHSPCHWDGRDEDLAFLAPLLPALHKGRALCCGFGGVLRMLHPELSRDLAEACWQGLAPDADAAVPVPSVALTGCSGCVMQLRAHAPQGVRVAHWLDIFQA; translated from the coding sequence ATGGCGGCGCTCAAGCAGTGCACGCAGTGCGGGGCCTGCCTGGAAAGCTGCCCGGTATTCCTGCTGCGCAAAAGTGAGGAGTTCAGCCCCAAGGCCAAGCAGAACCTTTTGCGTTCCGGTCTGAATCGTGATGCGCGGCTTGACTGGCGCGCACTCATGGAACTGGCAGGGCAGTGCGCCGGTTGCGGACGCTGCAAGACCGCCTGTGCAAGGGCTTTGTCCGTACCGGAAGCACTGGCCCCGGCCCGTGCCCGGCAACCGCGCTGGCAGCAGCATTTCTGGCGTTACTGGATCGAGCGTGGCGGCTACCTGTGGCGCGTCGCGGCCCGTATGGCTCCATTGGCCCCACGTGCGCTCCTGCCTAAAAAACTCGGCATTCTGCATGCCTCGGCGCTTGCCATGCGGGCGTCTGACCACGAAGTCTCCTGGCTGCGTCTGCCCCCACAGGGCGTGAAGCCCCTTGCCGGAAAAGCATTTGCTGTTTTTGGGGGCTGCACCGCCGACCGCCTGCGCCCGCAGTGGACAGACAAGGCCGGGCGCATCATTGCCGCGCTTGGCGGCAGTGTGGCTGACGCTCCCGGTTTTTCCTGCTGCGGCGGCACGTACGAGCATGCAGGCATGTTGCAACGGGCGCTGGAGGCGGCGCAGGCCAATGTGAACCGCTGGCGCGCGCTTGGTCGTCCGGCACTGGTGGTTTTTTGCGCCTCCTGCCTGCACAGTCTGCGGCAGTACGCCGTCATGGACGGGTTGTTGCCGCCGGAAGAGGGGCAGGCGTGGCTTGAAAGCCTTACGCCGCTTTCATCTCTTTTCAGGGGGGTGCATGTGGAACGCACGACGACGGTTCCGCCTGTTGCGGTATACCATTCGCCATGCCATTGGGACGGCCGGGACGAGGATCTGGCTTTTCTTGCCCCCTTGCTGCCCGCCCTGCATAAAGGCAGGGCGCTTTGCTGCGGCTTTGGCGGTGTACTGCGAATGCTGCACCCCGAATTGAGCCGAGATCTGGCCGAAGCCTGCTGGCAGGGGCTTGCGCCTGATGCAGACGCCGCAGTGCCTGTGCCGTCAGTGGCGCTGACCGGATGCAGCGGCTGTGTCATGCAGTTGCGGGCGCATGCCCCGCAGGGGGTTCGGGTTGCGCACTGGCTGGATATTTTTCAGGCCTGA
- a CDS encoding exodeoxyribonuclease III produces the protein MLFKLVSWNVNGLRAVSAKADWDWFAHSDAQVVALQETKAHPEQLDEDVREPAGWESRWASSTVKKGYSGVAVFSRVPFLSWSAELPQPEFQGEGRLLHLEYPDFHFFNGYFPNGGAEELDENGKPTGNFKRVPYKMAYFEAFLAYAEECRKSKPIVVCGDFNIAHRPIDLARPKPNEKCTGFLPEERAFLDRFTALGYVDTFRHVHGDAPDNYSWWSYKTRARAKNVGWRIDYFFVSQELAPAIRDAWIENDVYGSDHCPVGLSLEI, from the coding sequence ATGCTGTTTAAACTCGTATCCTGGAATGTCAACGGACTGAGGGCGGTTTCTGCCAAGGCTGATTGGGACTGGTTTGCGCACAGTGATGCCCAGGTGGTGGCCTTGCAGGAAACCAAGGCGCATCCGGAACAACTGGACGAGGACGTGCGTGAGCCTGCGGGCTGGGAAAGCCGCTGGGCGTCAAGCACTGTCAAAAAAGGGTATTCCGGCGTAGCCGTGTTCAGCCGTGTACCTTTTCTTTCGTGGAGTGCCGAACTGCCGCAGCCGGAATTTCAGGGTGAGGGCCGTCTGCTGCATCTGGAATATCCGGATTTTCATTTTTTCAACGGCTACTTCCCCAACGGCGGAGCCGAAGAACTGGATGAAAACGGCAAACCCACAGGCAACTTCAAGCGGGTTCCCTACAAGATGGCTTACTTCGAGGCTTTTCTGGCCTATGCCGAAGAGTGCCGCAAGAGCAAACCCATAGTGGTCTGCGGCGATTTTAACATAGCACACAGGCCCATTGATCTGGCCCGGCCCAAGCCCAACGAAAAGTGCACGGGGTTTCTGCCTGAAGAGCGCGCTTTTCTCGACCGCTTCACGGCCCTGGGCTATGTGGATACTTTCCGCCATGTGCATGGCGATGCGCCGGATAACTATTCGTGGTGGTCATACAAGACCCGCGCACGTGCCAAGAATGTGGGGTGGCGCATTGACTATTTCTTCGTGTCGCAAGAGCTTGCGCCCGCCATCCGCGATGCCTGGATAGAAAATGACGTGTACGGTTCAGACCACTGCCCTGTGGGCCTGAGCCTGGAAATATGA